The following proteins are encoded in a genomic region of uncultured Vibrio sp.:
- a CDS encoding cytochrome c5 family protein, translating into MDMSRQMISVLFAALTFSTAALASDISQSEYDAIAERIKPVGDVYLAGSEPVKAEPTGPRDGATVYGTFCIACHASGVNGAPKIGNADEWAPRIAQGKDVLIKHALEGFNAMPAKGTCMDCSDDEITAAIDHMIAGL; encoded by the coding sequence ATGGATATGTCTCGACAAATGATTAGCGTTTTGTTCGCTGCCTTAACGTTTTCTACGGCAGCTTTAGCTTCTGACATCAGCCAAAGTGAATACGATGCGATCGCAGAACGCATCAAACCTGTCGGCGATGTTTATCTAGCAGGCTCTGAGCCTGTAAAAGCAGAACCAACCGGTCCTCGTGATGGCGCAACAGTTTACGGTACTTTTTGTATTGCTTGTCACGCATCTGGTGTAAATGGTGCTCCGAAGATTGGCAATGCTGACGAATGGGCGCCTCGTATCGCTCAAGGTAAAGATGTACTAATCAAACATGCACTTGAAGGCTTCAACGCGATGCCAGCTAAAGGTACGTGTATGGACTGTTCTGACGACGAGATCACGGCAGCTATCGATCATATGATTGCAGGTCTGTAA